A stretch of Salvelinus sp. IW2-2015 unplaced genomic scaffold, ASM291031v2 Un_scaffold1952, whole genome shotgun sequence DNA encodes these proteins:
- the LOC112072532 gene encoding microsomal triglyceride transfer protein, giving the protein MLALFVLLLCITSSFSASTRGAGAAGPRLNNDQLYKFSYTTEVLVDRAKGSKDGSVGYRISSDVNVNLVWRDPSSKDDQLIQLLISNVKIENVAQRSAKKNIFQGATTQSLLGENKLAALERPFMVHLKNGKVSSFYCYKAEPASIKNLKRGVASLLQVQSRSGKVIENDVSGRCTVEYKAAQGQVTRTKALETCKTAETGFTTYIQVLGVSGESSSVTVFTLEDGFIKSATAKETHILAVNARRTTAAKIVSRQNLTLVTIEAGPFEAAGKNVASVVKSLDEKLYAVGVTAEKVKSQCKGCQSLLEHWQEVQKQFEPDSLSKAIAPRRFLALIQSIRKASKDEILQVLKSSTKTAL; this is encoded by the exons GTGCTGGTGCTGCTGGACCCAGGCTGAACAATGACCAGTTGTACAAATTCAGCTACACCACCGAGGTGCTGGTGGACAGGGCCAAGGGGTCAAAGGATGGCAGTGTCGGCTATAGGATCTCCAGTGACGTAAATGTCAACTTAGTGTGGAGAGACCCCAGCAGCAAGGACGACCAGCTCATACAACTGCTG ATCTCAAACGTGAAGATAGAAAATGTGGCCCAACGCTCAGCCAAGAAGAACATATTCCAGGGCGCCACAACGCAAAGCCTTCTCGGAGAGAATAAGCTGGCAGCACTGGAAAGGCCGTTCATGGTGCACCTGAAAAACGGAAAG GTGAGCAGCTTTTACTGCTATAAGGCGGAGCCTGCTTCCATTAAGAACTTGAAAAGGGGTGTGGCTAGCTTGCTACAGGTGCAATCCAGATCTGGGAAGGTCATAGAG AATGACGTGTCCGGGAGGTGTACGGTAGAGTACAAGGCTGCCCAAGGCCAGGTGACAAGGACCAAGGCTTTGGAGACCTGCAAGACCGCAGAGACCGGCTTCACCACCTACATTCAGGTCCTGGGCGTGAGTGGGGAGTCCAGCTCTGTCACTGTTTTCACCCTGGAGGATGGTTTCATTAAGTCAGCCACAGCCAAGGAGACTCACATCTTAGCAGTCAACGCACGCCGCACCACCGCAGCTAAAATAGTGTCCAG GCAAAACTTGACGCTGGTAACAATTGAGGCTGGGCCATTTGAGGCTGCGGGGAAGAATGTCGCCAGTGTTGTCAAATCACTTGATGAGAAATTGTATGCTGTTGGTGTGACAGCTGAGAAGGTCAAATCCCAATGCAAGGGCTGTCAATCG CTGCTTGAGCACTGGCAAGAGGTCCAGAAGCAGTTTGAACCAGATAGCTTGTCAAAGGCCATCGCTCCCAGACGCTTCCTGGCTCTCATCCAGAGCATAAGGAAAGCCTCCAAGGACGAGATCCTCCAAGTGCTGAAGAGCTCCACCAAGACTGCCCTGTAA